The Tropicibacter oceani DNA segment ACCTGATAGACCTTGGCCCCCTCGGGGGTTGTATAGGTCTTGGCATGGATGCGGCGCGCGTTGTTCCAGGCATAGGCCAGCGCGCTGACGATGACGCCCACAACCACGGCGACGGCCAAATCCTCCATCACCGTGACCACGGTCACGAGGATGATCACAAAGGCATCCATAACGGGGACTTTTGCCAGAATTTTCAACGAGTTCCAGGCAAAGGTCCCGATCACCACCATGAACATCACCCCCACCAGCGCCGCCAGCGGGATCAGCTCGATCAAGGGCGAGGCAAAGAGGATGAAGATCAGCAGGAACAGCGCCGCCGCAATCCCCGAGATCCGCGTGCGCGCGCCCGACTTCACGTTGATCATCGACTGGCCGATCATCGCGCAACCGCCCATGCCGCCAAAGAACCCGGTCACGACGTTCGACGCGCCCTGCGCGATGCATTCCTGCGACGCGCCGCCACGCTTGCCGGTCATCTCGCCCACAAGGTTCAGGGTCAGCAGGCTTTCGATCAACCCGATCGCGGCCAGGATGACCGCATAAGGCAGAATGATTTCAAGGGTTTCCCAGGTCAGCGGCACGGCCGGAATATGGAACGGCGGCAGCCCCCCCTTGATCGACGCCATGTCGCCCACCCGCGGCACATCCAGGCCAAAGCCGATCACGATGGCCGCCACGATCCCGATCCCGGCCAAGGGCGCGGGCACCAGACGGCTGACCTTGGGCATGCCCCAGATGATCGCCATGGTCAGCGCGGTCAGCCCCAGCATCATGTACAGCGGCAGGCCGGTCAGCCATTCGCCCCCGCCCATGCCATGGCCGGTGTTCACGATCGACCCCGGCACTTTGAATTGCGACATCTGCGCCAGGAAAATCACGATGGCCAACCCGTTCACAAAGCCCAGCATCACCGGATGCGGCACCAGACGGATGAACTTGCCCCACTGCATAACCCCTGCAAAAACCTGAAGAATTCCCATCAGGACCACCGTGGCGAACAGGTATTCAACCCCGTGCTGCGCCACCAGGGCCACCATGACCACCGCCAGCGCCCCGGTTGCGCCGGAGATCATCCCCGGACGCCCGCCAAACAGCGCCGTGATCAGGCCCACCATGAAGGCCGCGTAAAGCCCCACAAGCGGATGCACCCCGGCGACAAAGGCAAAGGCCACCGCTTCGGGCACCAGCGCCAAGGCCACGGTCAACCCGGCCAGCAGCTCGATCCGCAGACGTGCCGGCGTCAGCTTTTCATCGGGCATCAGTGACAGGTCAGACAAAGCAAGACGATTGGCGAAACTCGCCAGAATGGCTTTTTTCATTGGGGCGGTCCTTTTCATTCGCGTTAGCGCCCATACTGCAATGCAGCGTAGAAGGCCAGAGACGCGCGGCCATCACTGGCCTTTTGCCCGGTTTATAGCGGGTTTCATGCCGGATGCACGGAAATCTTACCATTCCCTTGCCCGCCGGAACCGGGCGCGACTTTTCTTTGACCGGCCCGCCATGCAAGATGCACCAAACAGCAATGGAGCGCCCCAAAATGACCCAAACCATGATCGGTGTGATTGGCGGATCAGGCATCTACGAAATCGACGGGCTGGAGGGCGCGCAATGGGTCGATGTCGCCTCGCCCTGGGGGGCGCCGTCCGACCAGATCCTGACCGGCGCGCTCGAGGGGGTGAAGATGGCCTTTCTGCCCCGGCACGGGCGCGGCCACGTGCATTCGCCGACCGATGTCCCTTACCGCGCCAACATCGACGCGCTCAAACGCCTGGGCGTGACTGACGTGATCAGCGTTTCGGCCTGCGGCTCTTTCCGCGAGGAAATGGCCCCCGGTGATTTTGTCGTTGTGGATCAGTTCATTGACCGCACCTTTGCGCGCGAGAAATCGTTCTTTGGATCGGGCTGCGTGGCGCATGTTTCGGTCGCGCATCCCACCTGCCCCCGCCTTGGGCAGGCGTGTTTTTCAGCGGCCAAGGACGCGGGCGTGACGATCCACAAGGGCGGCACCTACCTGGCGATGGAGGGGCCGCAATTCTCGACCCTGGCGGAATCGAAGATGTACCGCGAACACTGGGGCGCGGACGTGATCGGCATGACCAACATGCCCGAGGCCAAGCTCGCCCGCGAGGCCGAGCTTTGCTACGCCTCGATCGCCATGGTCACCGACTACGACAGCTGGCACCCCCACCACGGTGAAGTCGACGTGAACGAGATCATCAAGGTGCTGATGGGCAACGCCGAAAAGGGCCGCCAGATGATCCGCCGCCTGCCTGCGCTGCTTGGGCCGGATCGCGCGCCCTGCCCGCATGGCTGCGACCGCGCGCTGGACTACGCCATCATGACAGCGCCCGAAAAACGCGACGCCGCCCTGGTCGCGAAACTCGATGCCGTGGCGGGCCGCGTTCTGGGGGCCGCGGGGTAAAAACCCCGCCCTGCGGGGGTGCTGCGATGCGATGGAAATCGGTGACAGGGCTGCTGCTGGTCCCTGCGTCCCTTGCGGCGCAGGAGGTGGATTTCGTTGAAACGACGGGCCCGCTGAGCGACAGGGATTTCTATCGCCTTGTCGCCTGCGCCGCGCCGCCGGGCGCGGATTGCGCCAAACCCATGCGGCGCTGGGTGATCGACCGCCCGCTGCGCGTTTCCATCACCCGCAGCGACCGCGCCTTTCTGGGCGGCAAACAGGCCCGCGCCAGGGCCGCGCTTGTGCGCGCGGTGCAATACCTCAACCAATCGGGCGCCGGGGTGCAGTTCCGCATCGTGCCGCCCGAAGACCCCGCCGATATCGAGATCTATTTCATCGACACCGACGGCAGCGCCCCGATCAGCGGCACCGGGATCGACGGCATCGACGGCGCCACCGTCCAGGGCGCCCGCGTTCTGGTCTGGGCCAATTCCCGAACCGGCGCGATCAAGCGCTCGCGCATCGTCTTTGGCACAAGGCTCAGCATCCGCCAGTACGAATCCGCCCTGATCGAGGAACTGACCCAGTCGCTGGGCCTGTTGACCGACATCCGCAACCCGCATTACGAAGGTCTTTCGGTGTTCTCGCAGGACAGCAACGACGCCAAGACCCTGGGCCCGCAGGACATCATCGCCCTGCGCCGCCACTACCCGCCAAAGGAGTAACCCCATGGCCCTTGAGCTTTGGCTGACCTTCGTCGCCGCCTCGACCGCGCTGCTGCTGATCCCCGGGCCGACAGTGCTGCTGGTGCTGTCCTATGCTCTGTCCAAGGGGCGCGGCGTGGCCGTCGCCTCGGCCGCCGGGGTCGCCACCGGGGATTTCGTCGCCATGTCGCTGTCGCTTGCGGGCCTCGGCGCGCTGGTCGCCGCCTCGGCGACGCTGTTCACCGTGCTGAAATGGCTTGGCGCGGGCTACCTGATCTACCTGGGGGTCAAACTGATCCGCTCGGCCCCCGCCGATGGCCTGACCTTGCCCGCAACCGACATCTCGGCGCGCGGCGTGTTCTGGCACAACGCCGCCGTGACCGCGCTGAACCCAAAAAGCATCGCCTTCTTCATTGCCTTCGTGCCGCAGTTCATCACGCCAGCCGCCCCGCTGCTGCCGCAGTTCGCCATCCTCGTCGGCACCTTCGTCACCCTTGCCGCGCTGAACGCGCTGGCCTATGCGCTTGCCGCCGACCGCCTGCGGCGCACCATCACCAGGCCGGGCGTCATCCCGTGGATCACCCGCGCCGGCGGCGCGACGCTGATCACCATGGGCCTGCTCACCGCAACCCTAAGGAAAACCTCATGAAACAGGTCCAGGACTATATCCGCACCATCGTCGATTTCCCGCACGAAGGCATCCTGTTCCGCGATGTCACCACGCTGTTCGCCGACCCGCGCGGCTTTCGCATGGCCATCGACCAGTTGCTGCACCCCTACGCCGGGGTCCGCTTCGACAAGGTCGTGGGCCTCGAGGCGCGCGGCTTCATCCTTGGCGGCGCCATCGCGCACCAGCTCTCTGCCGGCTTCGTGCCGATCCGCAAGAAAGGCAAACTGCCCGGTGCGGTGATCTCCGAGGAATACAAACTCGAATACGGCGAGGCGGTCGTCGAAATTCACGACGACGCCATCCAGCCGGGCGAAAAGATCCTGCTGGTCGATGATCTTCTGGCCACCGGCGGCACCGCCGAGGCCGGGATCAAGCTGGTCGAACGGCTGGGCGGCGAAATCATCGGCTGCGCCTTCATCGTCGACCTGCCCGACCTGGGCGGCCACAAACGGCTGAAAGACATGGGGATGGAGGTCCACACCCTGTGCACCTACCAAGGCCTCTGAACCACCAGCCTCCCCCCTCTTCCAATTGCCTGAAATATCCCGGGGGTTTGGGGGCTGGCCCCCAAATCGGCCCTCTCCCCCCACACAGCCTCTCAATCTCAAACGCGCCTTCACCGCATGGCACCAACGGAAACGCCCGCCATAAGGCGGGCGTTGACAGGTCTGCGCGCCGCTAGGCGCACATTTTGAAAAAGATCAGGCGGCGTTGACGTTGGCCGCCTTTTTCTTGGGCTTGTCCTTGGGTTCCGACGCGTTGGCGTCAATGAATTCCAGAACCAGCGGCCGGATATTGTTGCGCCAGCTCTTGCCCGCAAAAATCCCGTAGTGACCGGCACCCGGCTCCACGTGCGAAGCTTTCTTGTCATCCGGCAGACCGGTGCACAGGTTCAGCGCGGCAATGCACTGGCCCGGTGCCGTGATATCGTCCTTGTCGCCTTCGACGGTCTTGACGGCAACACGGGTGATCTTGCCCATGTCCACCTTGTGACCACCAACCACGAATTCGTTCTTGGCGATTTCGCAGTTCTTGAAGATCCGCTCGACCGTAGACAGGTAGAATTCCGCCGGCATGTCCATGACCGCAAGATATTCGTCGTAGAACCGGTTGTGCGCGTCGTGATCCGACGCCTCGCCGCGGCAGACCCGCATGATCTGGTCGTTGAACGCCTTGGAGTGGCGATCCGAGTTCATGCTGATGAACGAGGTCAGCTGCAACAGGCCCGGATAGACCATCCGCCCCACGCCCGGGTATTTGAAACCCACACGCTGGATCATCGTCTCTTCGAGCTGGCCCATGGTGACGCGCGCGCCAAAGTCGGTGACATCGGTCGGCACCGCATCCGGGTCGATCGGCCCGCCGATCAGCGTCAGGGTGCGCGGCTGCGCATCGGGGTCCAGCTCGGCCAGGTAGGCGGTCGCGGCCAGGGTCAGCGGCGCGGGCTGACACACGGCGACCACGTTGGTTTCCGGCCCCATGTGGCGCATGAAATCCATCAGGTACAGCGTGTAGTCCTCGATATCGAACTTGCCGGCCGAAACCGGAATGTCACGCGCATTGTGCCAATCCGTCACGTAAACTTCACAGTTCACGATCAATGATTTCACTGTCGAGCGCAGCAGCGTGGCATAATGCCCCGACATCGGTGCAACCAACAGGATCTTGCGCGGCTGCTCTTCGCGGCCGGACACATTGAAGTGGATCAGATCGCCAAAGGGCTTTTCCACCACGGTTTCGATATTGACCAGATGGTCCTTGCCGTCTTCGCAGGTAAAGGTGCGAATCCCCCAGTCGGGCTTGACGACCATGCGTTCAAAGGTGCGCTCGGTCACCTCGCCCCAGGCGGCCATCCATTCCAGCGCCGGGTTCGGCACAACCGAAAAAGCCGGGTATGAGGCCATCGTTCTTGCCGTCGCACCCAACCATTGCTGGGTGTTCCGGAAGGTTTCCATCATGTCGTAAGTGGCCATATAGCGCATTGCTGCTGCTCCAAATCAAAGGTCGACTGCAACCCCAAGTTGGGTCGAGCCATTTCGTCGCTTTGCCTCCCGTCAAAGGCGACGCTATTCTGCGTATGCGAACATAGGGGGGAATCGTTAACATGGCAACGAACACAGATGCCGCATCCGAAAATCGTGAGCGGCTGGAGGCCAATCTGGCCCGTGTCGAGGAGCTTCAGCAGCGCCTTGTCAACGCAATCACCCACAAGAAATCGACACCGCAGGCCCTGAACGGTCCGGAGTCGGAGCTGTATTCCAAGGCCGCCCAGGCCTATTGGCAGGAATGGTTGTCCAATCCCGCCAAGGTTCTGGAACAGCAGGTGCAATACTGGGGCAAGACGCTGACCCATTTCGTCGACGCGCAAAAGGCGCTGGCCAGCGGCGAGTTGAAGGCCCCCGACGACCCCGGCCCCAAGGACCGCCGCTTTGCCAACCCGCTTTGGGACACGCACCCCTATTTCAACTTCGTCAAGCAACAATACCTGATCAATGCCAGCGCCATCCGCGACGGCATCGACAAGCTGGAAGAACTGGACGGCAAGGAAAAGGCGCGTCTGCGCTATTTCGCCCAGCAGATCACCGACATGTTCGCACCCACGAACTTTCTGGCGACCAATCCCGACGCCCTTCTCAAGGCGGTCGAGACCGAGGGCGAAAGCCTGGTGCGGGGCCTGGAAAACCTGGTCAGCGATCTTGAGGCAAACAACGGCGAGTTGATCGTGCGTCTGGCCGACGAAAGCGCCTTTTCCGTGGGCGAGAACATCGCCACCGCCAAGGGCGAAGTCGTCTATCGCAACCGCATGATGGAGCTGATCCAGTACAGCCCGACCACCGAGCAGGTGCATGAAACCCCGGTTGTCCTGTTCCCGCCCTGGATCAACAAGTTCTACATCCTGGACCTGAAACCGCAAAACAGCCTGATCCGCTGGGTCGTCGATCAGGGCTATACCCTGTTCGTGGTCAGCTGGATCAACCCCGATCCCACCTATCGCGACATCGGTCTCGAGGAATATATCGATGAGGGCTATCTGACGGCGATGAACATCGTCAAGGAAATCTGCGGCGTCGACAAGATCAACGCCGTTGGCTACTGCATCGCCGGCACGACGCTCAGCCTGACGCTGTCCTTGCTGAAGAAACGCGGCGACAAGTCGGTCAAATCGGCGACCTTCTTTACCGCGCTGATGGATTTTTCCGACCAGGGCGAATTCACCCCCTTCCTGCAGGACGATTTCGCCGAAGGCATCGAACAGGAGATCGACCAGGAGGGTATCCTGCCGTCCTTCATCATGGCGCGGACCTTTTCCTTTCTGCGCTCGAACGATCTGATCTATGGTCCGGCGATCCGCCATTACATGATGGGCGAAACGCCC contains these protein-coding regions:
- a CDS encoding SulP family inorganic anion transporter, producing the protein MKKAILASFANRLALSDLSLMPDEKLTPARLRIELLAGLTVALALVPEAVAFAFVAGVHPLVGLYAAFMVGLITALFGGRPGMISGATGALAVVMVALVAQHGVEYLFATVVLMGILQVFAGVMQWGKFIRLVPHPVMLGFVNGLAIVIFLAQMSQFKVPGSIVNTGHGMGGGEWLTGLPLYMMLGLTALTMAIIWGMPKVSRLVPAPLAGIGIVAAIVIGFGLDVPRVGDMASIKGGLPPFHIPAVPLTWETLEIILPYAVILAAIGLIESLLTLNLVGEMTGKRGGASQECIAQGASNVVTGFFGGMGGCAMIGQSMINVKSGARTRISGIAAALFLLIFILFASPLIELIPLAALVGVMFMVVIGTFAWNSLKILAKVPVMDAFVIILVTVVTVMEDLAVAVVVGVIVSALAYAWNNARRIHAKTYTTPEGAKVYQVQGPLFFGSSDGFIELFQVDTDPALVIVDFDDSRVVDQSALQAIEAVAGKYEAAGKSIQLRHLSRDCHKLLTKAGHLMVDSDDDPDYQIAVDYGVRTGILGGH
- a CDS encoding S-methyl-5'-thioadenosine phosphorylase, which codes for MTQTMIGVIGGSGIYEIDGLEGAQWVDVASPWGAPSDQILTGALEGVKMAFLPRHGRGHVHSPTDVPYRANIDALKRLGVTDVISVSACGSFREEMAPGDFVVVDQFIDRTFAREKSFFGSGCVAHVSVAHPTCPRLGQACFSAAKDAGVTIHKGGTYLAMEGPQFSTLAESKMYREHWGADVIGMTNMPEAKLAREAELCYASIAMVTDYDSWHPHHGEVDVNEIIKVLMGNAEKGRQMIRRLPALLGPDRAPCPHGCDRALDYAIMTAPEKRDAALVAKLDAVAGRVLGAAG
- a CDS encoding DUF2927 domain-containing protein: MRWKSVTGLLLVPASLAAQEVDFVETTGPLSDRDFYRLVACAAPPGADCAKPMRRWVIDRPLRVSITRSDRAFLGGKQARARAALVRAVQYLNQSGAGVQFRIVPPEDPADIEIYFIDTDGSAPISGTGIDGIDGATVQGARVLVWANSRTGAIKRSRIVFGTRLSIRQYESALIEELTQSLGLLTDIRNPHYEGLSVFSQDSNDAKTLGPQDIIALRRHYPPKE
- a CDS encoding LysE family translocator, whose product is MALELWLTFVAASTALLLIPGPTVLLVLSYALSKGRGVAVASAAGVATGDFVAMSLSLAGLGALVAASATLFTVLKWLGAGYLIYLGVKLIRSAPADGLTLPATDISARGVFWHNAAVTALNPKSIAFFIAFVPQFITPAAPLLPQFAILVGTFVTLAALNALAYALAADRLRRTITRPGVIPWITRAGGATLITMGLLTATLRKTS
- a CDS encoding adenine phosphoribosyltransferase encodes the protein MKQVQDYIRTIVDFPHEGILFRDVTTLFADPRGFRMAIDQLLHPYAGVRFDKVVGLEARGFILGGAIAHQLSAGFVPIRKKGKLPGAVISEEYKLEYGEAVVEIHDDAIQPGEKILLVDDLLATGGTAEAGIKLVERLGGEIIGCAFIVDLPDLGGHKRLKDMGMEVHTLCTYQGL
- the phaZ gene encoding polyhydroxyalkanoate depolymerase, whose amino-acid sequence is MRYMATYDMMETFRNTQQWLGATARTMASYPAFSVVPNPALEWMAAWGEVTERTFERMVVKPDWGIRTFTCEDGKDHLVNIETVVEKPFGDLIHFNVSGREEQPRKILLVAPMSGHYATLLRSTVKSLIVNCEVYVTDWHNARDIPVSAGKFDIEDYTLYLMDFMRHMGPETNVVAVCQPAPLTLAATAYLAELDPDAQPRTLTLIGGPIDPDAVPTDVTDFGARVTMGQLEETMIQRVGFKYPGVGRMVYPGLLQLTSFISMNSDRHSKAFNDQIMRVCRGEASDHDAHNRFYDEYLAVMDMPAEFYLSTVERIFKNCEIAKNEFVVGGHKVDMGKITRVAVKTVEGDKDDITAPGQCIAALNLCTGLPDDKKASHVEPGAGHYGIFAGKSWRNNIRPLVLEFIDANASEPKDKPKKKAANVNAA
- a CDS encoding PHA/PHB synthase family protein: MATNTDAASENRERLEANLARVEELQQRLVNAITHKKSTPQALNGPESELYSKAAQAYWQEWLSNPAKVLEQQVQYWGKTLTHFVDAQKALASGELKAPDDPGPKDRRFANPLWDTHPYFNFVKQQYLINASAIRDGIDKLEELDGKEKARLRYFAQQITDMFAPTNFLATNPDALLKAVETEGESLVRGLENLVSDLEANNGELIVRLADESAFSVGENIATAKGEVVYRNRMMELIQYSPTTEQVHETPVVLFPPWINKFYILDLKPQNSLIRWVVDQGYTLFVVSWINPDPTYRDIGLEEYIDEGYLTAMNIVKEICGVDKINAVGYCIAGTTLSLTLSLLKKRGDKSVKSATFFTALMDFSDQGEFTPFLQDDFAEGIEQEIDQEGILPSFIMARTFSFLRSNDLIYGPAIRHYMMGETPPAFDLLYWNGDGANLPGKMFKQYLRGLCQRNEFAEGRFELFGETLSVKDVDVPLMSIATETDHIAAARDVYRGVQMMGSKSKQFVLGESGHIAGIVNPPTKVKYGHYTNDDLSLAFDDWKASADKHEGSWWPLWEAWLKKRSGKKVPARQPGDSPYKSLCPAPGTYVAIKASKQNQ